The genomic region CCGATCCCGACGTTGGCCGCCGCGGTGACGCTCAGCTCGGCAAACGGCTTGTACCCGCCGGCGCCTGCCAGCAGCACGATCGAGCCCTCCGGCGTGAGCTTCTTGCCCGCGTGCCGCACGGACAGCAGCTGACCGACCAGCTTGGTGTCGAGGCAGGCCCGGATGGACTCCGCGCTGACCTCGTAGACCGAGCCGTTGGCCATGTCGCCGGGGCACACCACGAGGTGGTCCAGGGACTCGATCGGGGCGAACAGGGCCCGCACGCTCTCCTCGTCGGTCACGTCGACGACCGCCGTGGCCACGTCGCCGAGCTCGCCGGCCGCCGCCGCGAGCTTCTCCGCCGACCGGGAAGCGATCGTGACACGCGCACCGGCAGCGAGCGCCTGCGCCGCGACCGCCTTGCCGATGCCTGAGCTACCGCCGACAACGACAACGTGCTGGCCGGCCAGGTTCTTCGTGGACATCTGTTCTCTCCAGGAGGTACGGAGTACACGGGCGTGGCGGGGTTGCGCCGGACGCCGCGCTGACGCACAACTGCGCCTGCGACCTACCCTGCTCGCCCTTCACCGGACTGAAAAGATGGGCACTTATCCTGGGTTTTTGACCACCAGGCGCCGATCCGGCGGCAAGGGGAATGCCATGAGTGAGTCACTGCAGCGCCGCCGTGAGCTGGCGGCCTTCCTGCGCAGCAGGCGAGAGCGACGCACTCCGCAGTCAGCGGGGCTGGAGAGCGGCGGACGGCGGCGCACGCCGGGTCTGCGGCGCGAGGAGCTGGCCGCGCTGGCCGGGGTCAGCGCCTCCTGGTACACGTGGCTGGAGCAGGGACGCCAGATCCGGGTCTCCCGGCAGGTGCTGTCCGGACTGGCCGGCGCGCTCGGCCTGGACCAGGTGGAGACGGCGCACCTCTTCCAGCTGGCCGACGAGGTGCCACCAGGGGTGGGGAACCCGGTGCCGGGCCCGGTGCCGGAGGGATACCGGCTGCTGCTCGAGCAGTTGGAGCCGAACCCCGCCTTCATGACGAACCGTCGGTTCGACATCCTGGCCTGGAACCGTGGCCAGACCGCCCTGTTGGGGGACTTCGGCCTGGTACCGCCGGCCGACCGCAACATCCTCTGGCTGATGTTCATGTCGCCCGAACTGCGCGAGATGCACGTGGACTGGGAGCACGAGGCCGCCCACACGGTCGCGTTGTTCCGTTCCCAGGCGGGCGAGCAGCTGCTGTTACCGCACTTCTCCTCACTGGTCCGTCGCCTCGAGCAGGCCAGCCCCGAGTTCCGGGTGATGTGGGAGCGGATGGACCTGGTCGCCTACACCCCGGGCACGCGCACCTTCAACCACCAGAGGTTCGGCAAGATCGCACTCGAGTACGTCAAGATGCACGCCGCAGACGGGGTGCACACGCTGGTCGCGCACCTGGCTCCGGCCGGCTCCGAACTCGCCGCTGAGCTGCCGAAACTCATCGAGGCGCAGCAGCTCGCCGACGGTCGGGCCGACCAGACTGGTGGTTGAGCCACCATCCAGGCCGCTGGACCTCGAGCCGCGCTCCACCGGAGGATGACCGGGACGTACGACGGCCCAAGGGAGTTCGACCATGAGCACCAGCCCCGGCACATCGGCACCGGCGACCGTCCAGACCGTGCGCGGTCCAATCGGCGTGGACGAGCTCGGCGTTACCCTCTCGCACGAGCACCTGTTCGTCCTGAGCAGCGAGTTCCAGCACAACTACCCGAGCCTGTGGGACCGCGAGAGCGGCGCCCGGACGGCCGCCGAGCAGCTGGAGCTCGCTTACGAGCTGGGTGTTCGGACCGTGGTCGACATGACGGTCATCGGGCAGGGCCGGGACATCGGTCTGGTCCAGCAGGTTGCCGCCCGGACCCGGGTGAACCTGCTGGTCGCGACCGGCATCTACGCAGCCGGCGGACTGCCGCCGTTTCTGCGCTTCCGCGGACCCGGCTGCGCGATCGAGGTGCCGGATCCACTGGTGGACCTGCTGGAGCAGGACATCACCGAGGGCATCGGCGGGACCGGGATCCGGGCGGCACTGCTGAAGTTCGCCGTCGAGGACGGAGTTCCGGACCGGGACGCGACCCGCACGGCCGCCGCCGTGGCCGAGGTCCACTCCCGCACCGGGGTCCCGATCGTGGTGCACTCCAATCCCTTCGAGGGCAACGGACTCGCTCTGGTCGAGCTGCTCACCGGGCTGGGCGTGGCGGCGGAGCGGGTGGTGGTGGCGCACGCGGGTGACTCCGCGGACGCGAGCTACCTGCACCGCCTGGCCGAGACCGGGTGCTTCATCGGCTTCGACCGGTTCGGGATGGAGGACCTGGCGCCCGATCCGCAGCGGGTGCGGATGATCGCCGACCTGGTGGCGCGTGGCCATGCGGGGCAGCTGCTGCTCTCCCAGGACTGCGCCTCGCACATCGACTACGTGACCGTCGAGCAGCGCCACGCGCTCTACCCGCGGTGGAGCTACACCGAGTTGCACACCCGGGTGTTCGACGATCTGGCGGCGGCCGGCGTCGCGCCCGAGATCGTCACCTCGCTCATGGTGGACAACCCCCGGCGGATGCTGACCCCGGGCCTGGCGGCCGGCGCGGCGAGCCCCCGCGAGGTGGCCGGTGTCGGACGCTGACGAGTCGGCAGCACTGCCGCCCTGGGTCGAGCTGGGCACCGAACTCCTGGTGGACCAGCCGGGATTGAAGTGCTGGATGGAGACGGTACGCCCGGGCGAGACGCGGCCGGCGCACACCCACCGGCATCCCTGGGTCACGGTGGTCCTCTCCGGCGCGGCCGGGAACTCGCTCGGGCCGGACGGCGAAGTCCTCTCCAAGGGCGAGCTGACAACGGGTCAGGTCGTGTTCAACAGCGGCGAGGGACTGCCGATCCGGCACGCCGTGCACAACACCTCCGACCGGACCCTCGTCACCGTCGCCATCGAGATCGCCGGGCCGTGGGCCGTGGCAGAAGCAAGTACAGAAGGGTTGAACGGCAGATGAGCAGTGCCGACCAGACCGTCCTCCTCACCGGGGCCACCTCAGGACTGGGGGAGTGGACCGCGCGTCAACTGGCGGGCAAGGGTGTCACCGTGCTGCTGCACGGCCGGAACGAGCAACGCTGCCGGCAGCTGGCGGCGGAGCTGACCTCGGCCGGTGGCCGGGTGCATCCGGTGGTCGCCGACCTGTCCTCGCTCGCGGCCACCGCCGACCTGGGTCGGCGGATCGCCGCGGAGTTCGGCGCCCTGACCGTGCTGGTCAACAACGCCGGCGTCGGCGGTGGTCGCCCCGACAGTGGGCGCGAGCTCAGCCAGGACGGCTACGAACTGCGGTACGCCGTCAACTACCTGGCCCCGGTGGTGCTCAGCCGCGCGCTGGTCCCCACACTGCGCGCGAACCGGCCGGCCCGCATCGTCAACGTCGGATCGGTCGGTCAGTCCGAGCCGGATCTGAGCGATCTGCGGATGGACCGCGGCTACGACCGGGTGGCCGCGTACACCCGCAGCAAGTTCGCGCTCGCCGCGTTCACCTTCGACCTGGCCGAGGAGTTGCAGGGCACCGGTGTCACGGTCAACTGCCTGCACCCTGCCAACTTCATGGACACCCCGCAGGTTCGGGAGGCCGGGATCCAGCCGTGGAGCACGGTGGAGTCGGGGGGCGAGCCGTTGCTCGCACTGATCCTCGGTCCGGCCGGTGCGGAGGTGACCGGTGGCTACTTCGACGGCAAGCGGAAGAGCCGGGCGCACACCGCCGCCTACGATCCCGCCGTTCGCGGTCGGCTACGGGAGACGACCGACGCCCTGATCCGCAAGTCCGTGCCACACCTCGGCTGACCGGGGATTCCCTCGGAGCTGAGACCTTCCCACAAGCCCGGCCGGAGCCGCTGACCACGCGCGGACTCCGGCCGCGGGAACGGGCCGGCCGTCGGAGTCCGGCGGTATCCCGCCGCTGACGCGCGGCCGTCATCACGGCCTGCGCACCCGGCCCATCGCGCCGGGGGACCTCGTGACGTACCGCGGGGGACCCCTGCCTGCCCAGCGAGGCTCCCCCGGCGCCGTCCGAACACACCCACGATCGAGACGACGGAGCGATCCCCCGGTGACAGTTCATCATTTCCTCCTGCCCGACGTAGGAGAGGGTTTGACCGAGGCCGAGATCATCAGGTGGCAGGTTTCGCCTGGTGACTCGGTGCGGATCGACGATCCGATCGTCGAGATCGAGACCAGCAAGTCCCTGGTCGAGTTGCCGAGCCCCTACCAGGGGACGGTGGTCGAACTGCTCGCGCTCCCCGGGACCCTGGTGCCGGTGGGCAGCCCGATCATCGCGATCGCGTCCGAGCTGGGGGCCGAGGCGATGTCCGAGGCGATGTCCGAGGCGATGCCCGAGGCGATGCCCGAGGTGATGTCCGAGGTGATGTCCGAGCGCACGGGCGGGACCGGCGGCGAGTTGCCGGAGCGCGAGAGCCTGCTGGTCGGGCACGGTCCCTGGCAGGCCGGCCCGACCCGCCGGCGCCGTGGTCGGCCGAGCGCTCCTGCCGTGCCGGTGCGGGCCGCCCGCGCGGCCGGTGTGGCCACCGCGGCCAAGCCGCCAGTGCGCAAACTGGCCAAGGAGCTGGGGATCGACCTGGCCACGCTGCTCGGCACCGGCCCGGACGGGACCGTCACCCGGGCCGACGTCCTGTCGGCGGCCTCGCCCGCTACCGCGCCCGCCACCTCGCCCGCTGCCCCGCCTGCCCCTGCCGAGGCGCCCGCCGGCCCGGTCACCCGGGTGCCGATCACCGGCGTCCGGCGCGCCACCGCCGCCGCCATGGTTCGCAGCGCCTTCACCGCCCCACAGGCCAACGTGCACACCTCGGTGGACGTCACCGACGCGATGGCGCTGCTCCACTCGCTGCGGGAGCGCAGCCCGGAGAGCGACCTGCGAGCAACCCCGCTGCTGCTGGCCGCGAAGGCGCTGATCGCCGCCGTCGAGCGGCATCCGTGGATCAACGCCTCCTGGGACGAGGCGGGTGACGCGGTCCTGGTGGCCGAGACGGTCAATCTGGGCATCGCGGCGGCCACCCCACGAGGGCTCCTGGTCCCCAACATCAAGGGCGCCGAGCAGCTCTCGCTGAGCCGGCTGAGCGCCGCGATCGGTCGGCTGGTCGCCGACGCGCGGGCGGGCCGCACCACCCCGGCCGAGCTGCGCGGCGGCACCGTGACCCTGACCAACATCGGCGTCTTCGGTGTCGAGGGCGGCATCCCGATCCTCAATCCCGGCGAGTCCGCGATTCTGGCCGTCGGAGCGGTGCTGCCGCGTCCCTGGGTGCATGAGGGCGAGGTCAGGGCCAGGTCCGTGGTCGAGTTGTCGCTCTCCTTCGACCACCGGGTGGTCGACGGCGACACCGCCGCCCGCGCCCTCGCGGACACCGCCGCCTTCATGGCCGACCCGTTGGCCGCCCTTCTTTAGCCGCACTCTCTTCTGGTGCTTCTCTTGCCGGTTTACGGTCGGCTCCCAGAGATGATTCAGAGCCCTGTGCGATGCTTGTTCAAGAAAGCCGCTCGGACTGCTGATTGGATATTCCGAAATGGCGACAGAAGTGGCTGTAGAAGGCCCTCTGGAATTACTTTCAAGGCTTCGCTTCGACCGCACGGTGGACCGTTCCATGGTGCATCGCCGGTCAGTTGCCGAGGTATTTCTCACGGACTTTCAGGACGTCGACGAACGCCGGTATGTCGTAGCCGCCGAGCTGCCGAGGTCCCATCCGTATTTCGTGGAGTCCGGCGCGGACCAGGCCGGCTACGACCTGCCGCTGCTGCTGGAGTGCTGCCGGCAGGCGGCGACCTTCGGGGCGCACACCAAGTTCGACGTGCCGATGGACTCGGTGTTCCTGGTCAACGACTGGACGCTCGACCTCGATCCGGGCGCGGACCGACCGCTGGTCGGCGAGCAGCCGGGCCGGCTCACCGTCCTGGTGACCATGGTGGACCCGGTGGTCCGGGCCGACCGGCTCCGGTCGCTCGGCTTCGAGATGGCGCTGCGACTCGACGGGCGGCTGCTGGCCACCCTGCGCGCGCACGGCACCTACGCGGCCGCCGAGGAGTACGCGGCGCTGCGGCTGATCGGCCGCGAGGAGCCCCCGCCGACCTCCGACTCGCTGGCCGATCCACCCTTGGGCGCCCGACTGGCCGCCGCCGCCGTCGGCCGCGCCGACCAGCGCAACGTGCTACTGGCGGACCTCGAACGTGGTGACGGCGCGTTGCTCACCCGGCTCTCGGTACCGGGGCGCAACCCGACGCTCTTCGACCACCCGCTGGACCATTTCACGGCGATGATCCTCAGCGACGCGGCCGTCCAGGCGGCCGTGCTGCACGGCACGGACGCGCGGTCCACCGGCCAGGGCGAGGTTCGGGCCGTCGGCCTGGAGTTGGCGTTCAGCAGGTTCGCCGAACTCGACTCCGAGGTGGTGGTCCGCACCGCACTGACCGTCGACCCGGGCGGGGCCGAGCGGGTCGCGGCCGGCCTCGTGCAGGTCAGCTTCGTCCAGTCCGGCCAGGAGTGCGCGGCCGGGACGGTACGACTCGCGCCGGCCGCGGGGGCCTGCCGTGGCTGAGCCCGGCGTGCGCTTCCTGTGGACGGATTTCGGTGGCGTGCTGACCCCGCCCTCGGCCGAGAGCAATCGGGCGTTCTGCGCAGCTCAGGGAATTCCCGAGGACGCCTTCATGGCTGCGGTGCGAAAAGTCGCGCAGCCGTTCGGCGGCGACCTGATGGTGGCTCTCGACACGCCCCTCATCACGCAGGACGAATGGTCCCGGAGAGTGGCCCGGGCGCTCGCCGAGGATGCCGGGATCGAAACCGATCTCTCGGATTTCCCGGCCACCTTCTTCGCCGACCGCAGGGTGAACCAGGAATGGCTCGACTTCCTGCACTCGGTCCGGGCCCGCGGGATATTCGTCGGCCTGCTCTCCAACATGGTTCCGGCCTGGGATCCCTACTGGCGGCAGATGGTTCCCCCCGCGGACGTCTTCGACGACGTCGTGCTGTCCTTCGAGGTCGGGGCCAGAAAGCCGACGGCCGCGATCTTCGAGCTCGCCGCCGCCCGGGCGGGTGCCGCGCCGTCCGCCTGCGTGCTGGTGGACGACCTCGCGGCCAACTGCGAGGGCGCTCGGGCGGCCGGCTGGAACTCGGTCCGGTTCAGCGACACGACTGCGGCCGTCGCCCAGGTCGAAGCGCTGCTCAGCGTCCCTGTCCCGCTCTCCCCAGGAGGCCAACGATGACCCGTGCAGCAGTACTGGAGAGCCTCGGCGGCTTCCTGCCGGCCAAGGTGGTACCGAACAGCGAGCTGGTCCAGCGGATGGACACCACCGACGAGTGGATCCGGACCCGGACCGGAATCCGCCAGCGGCACGTCGTCAGCCCCGGGCAGGCCACCTCGGACCTCGCGGTCGAGGCCGGCCGGAGCGCCCTGGACTCGGCCCTCGGCAGCGGCGTCGACCTCGTGCTGCTCGCCACCACCACGCCCGACCGCCCGGTACCCGCGACGGCCCCCGAGGTGGCGACCCGGCTCGGCCTGCGGGACGTGCCCGCGTTCGACATCGGGGCCGGTTGCAGCGGCTTCCTCTACGGGCTGGCGACTGCCCGCGCCTACCTGGTGTCCGGGGCTGCCGACCGGGTCCTGATGATCGGCGCCGACGCCTTCAGCACCTATGTGGATCCGACGGACCGGACCACCGCACCGATCTTCGGCGACGGCGCCGGGGCCGTCGTGCTGCGGGCCGGCACGGCCGACGAACTCGGGGCGCTCGGTCCACTGGAGATCGGCAGCGACGGCGAACTGGCCGAGCTGACCGTGGTGGCGGCGGGCGGCTCGCGCCAGCGCGGCTCGGGCGTGCCACCCGAGCCGGCCGACGGCTCGCTGGTGATGCGCGGCAAGGACCTGTTCATGAACGCCGTGATGCGGATGTCCGACTCCGCGCGCAGCGTGCTGAAGCAGGCCGACTGGGAGCTCGCGGACATCGACTGCTTCATCGGCCACCAGGCCAACCGGCGCATCCTCGACGCGGTCGGCGAGGAGCTGGGGCTGGCCGAGGAGCGGGTCGCCGTCAACATCGACCAGGTCGGCAACACGGTGGCGGCGTCGATCCCGCTGGCCATGGCGGATGCGGTTCGCCAGGGCCGACTGAGCGCGGGCGACCGCGTGTTGCTCGCGGCCTTCGGCGCGGGCGCGACCTGGGGGGCCGCCACGCTGCGCTGGCCCGCGACCATCACAGCCTGACAGTCCGTCAGGCGAGTACCCGTCCAGTTGGGCACACAACCTCTCGATCAGAATCAGGAGCCGGTCATGGCAGAACAGCTCGCTTCGGTGGAAGAGCGTCTGGTGGAGATCATCTGCAAGCGCTTCGCGGTACCCGCGGACGAGGTCGCGCTCGACACCCCGCTGCGCGACATGAAGGTGGACTCGCTGGCAACGGTGGAGCTGAGCCTGGCGCTGCAGCGCGAGTTCGGCGTGCGGTTCAAGCCCGGCGAGATCAACTCCGGCCACTCGCTGGGCGATCTGACCGCGATGCTGCAGGAGAAGGGCGCCGCGTCCTGATGGCTGCGACAGCCTGGACGGGTCCCGAGGTGGCGGTCACCGGACTCGGCGTCGTGTCCGCCGCCGGCATCGGGGTGGCCACGAGCTGGGAGCGGGTCTGCGCCGGCCTGCCGACGGCGGCCACCGATCCTGAACTGGCGGGCCTGCCAGTGGACTTCTCCTGCCGGATACCGGACTTCGAACCGCAGGACCACCTGGACCCGCGGAGCCTGTGGCGGATGGACCGGACCACTCAACTCGCGCTGGTGGCGGCGAACGAGGCCATCGCGGACGCCGGCCTGGACCCCGCGGTCTGGGACGGCGCGCGGGTCGGCATCGTGCTCGGGACCTCCAACGGCGGTGGCGGCACCCTGGAGCGCGAGCACACCCGGCTGGTGCACGAGGGTCCGGAATGGATCTCGCCGCTGGTCTGGGTGATGGCGCCGGTGAACATGCTGGCGGGCTCGCTGGCGATCGAACTGGGCGCGCACGGACCGAACCTGGTCACCGCGACCGCCTGCGCCTCCGGCCCGACCGCGATCGCCACCGCGGCCCAGTTCCTGCGGGCCGACATGTGCGACGTCGTGATCGCCGGCGGCGCCGAGGCGCCGATCACTCCGATGGCCTTCGCCGGCCTGTACCAGATGGGCGCGCTGTCCCAGCGGACCACTGCCCCCGCCCAGGCCTGCCGGCCGTTCGACAGCGACCGGGACGGCATGGTCGCCGCCGAGGGCGCGGGGATCCTGGTCCTCGAACGGTCGGCGGACGCCCGGGCCCGTGGCGCCCGGATCCGGGCACGGATCGCCGGGTACGGGGCCTCCGCCGACGGCTACCACCTCTCCGCCCCGGATCCCACCGGCACCCACGCGGAGGCGGCCACCAGGATCGCCCTGGCCACCGCGGGCGTCTCGCCCGGCGACGTCGACCACGTCAACGCGCACGGCTCGTCCACCCCGTTGAACGACATCACGGAGGGTCAGATGCTGCGCCGGGTCTACGGCGACCGGCCGGCCGTGACCTCCACCAAGGGCGTCACCGGGCACGCGCTGGGGGCGGCCGGCGCGATGGAGGCGGCCTTCACCGTGCTGAGCCTGGAGAACGGCCTGATTCCCCCCACCGCGAACCTCGAGTGCCAGGACCCGGAGATCGACGTCGACGTGGTGGCCGGCGACGCCCGCAAGGCGCACGTCGATGTGGCCGTCACCAACTCCTTCGGGTTCGGCGGCCAGAACGCCGTCCTGGTGATCAGCGCCGCCTGAGCCCGGTCGGTCCGGAGCAGGCAACCGGAGCAGGCAAGCAGAAGGGAAGAGAACGTGAGTCGTTCGGTCATGGTGACCGGCGGAAACCGTGGCATCGGCCTGGCCGTCGCCCAGGCGATGGCGGTGGCGGGCGACCGGGTGGCGGTCACCAGCCGCAGCGGCCACGCGCCGCAGGGACTCTTCACGGTCGGCTGCGACGTCTCGGACACCGACTCGGTGGAGTCGGCCTTCGACGCGGTGGAGAAGGAGCAGGGTCCGGTGGAGGTGCTGGTCGCCAACGCCGGGATCACCCAGGACATGCTGCTGCTCCAGATGGCGGACGAGGACTTCACCGATGTCCTGGACACCAACCTCACCGGGGCGTTCCGGGTGGCCCGCCGCGCCGCCGCCGGGATGCTGGCGGCCCGCTGGGGGCGGCTGGTCTTCATCTCCTCGGCCGTCGGGCTGATGGGCGCCCCGGGCCAGGCGAACTACGCGGCCTCGAAGGCCGGTCTGGTCGGGCTGGCCCGATCGCTCTCCTGGGAGCTGGCCCCGCGCGGCATCACGGCGAACGTGGTGGCGCCCGGGCTGATCGAGACGGGGATGACGGCCGAGCTGACGCCCGAGCGCCGCGAGGCGGTGCTCGGCATGATCCCCAGCCGACGGTCCGGCGCGCCGGCCGAGGTGGCGCACGCTGTCCGCTTCCTGGCGGACGACGCCGCCGGCTACATCACCGGCGCTGTCCTGCCGGTCGCAGGCGGCTTCGGTATGGGTCACTGACCAGCCGCCCCACTGCCACCCCAACACTGAGTCGGAGCGACGTCCATGACATCCGAGCACACCAAGAGCGGTCACCAGCCCCGCGGTTCGGCCGACGGCACCGAGGTGCTGGTGGTGGGCGCAGGCCCCACCGGGCTGACGCTGGCCGCCGAGCTGTTGAAGTCGGGCACCGAAGTCCGGGTGGTCGACCGGGCCGAGCGGTCCAATCCGCACTCCAAGGCGATCACCCTGTGGCCGCGAGCCCTGGAGGCGTTCGCCGCGGTGGGCGCCGGCGACGCCATCTACGAGCGCGGCCTCAAGCTCCGCGCGGCCAACTACTACGCGGGCACCAAGCTGCTCAACCGGCTCGTCTTCCGCCCGATGCCCGGGACCCGCTACCCGTACCCGCTCTCGCTCGCGCAGAGCGAGACCGAGGAGTTCCTCCGAGTGGCGCTGGCCGAGCTGGGCGGGAAGGTCGAGTACGGCCGGCGCGTGCGATCGGTCCAGGCCGGGCCAGATCAGGTCAACGCGGTCTTCGAGGACGGCAGTTCGGTGCTGGCCGACTGGCTGGTCGGCTGCGACGGTGCGCACAGCACGGTCCGCGCCGAAGCCGGCATCGCCTTCGAGGGGGCGACGTACCCGCAGACCTTCGTGCTGGCGGACGGCGTGTACGACACGCCGCTGGCGCACGACGAGTCGTACTACTTCATGGGCCCCAAGGGCGTCATCGTCGTGGTCGGCCTCCCCGACGGGCTGCTGCGCGTCTTCGGCGCGGTGGCCCCCGACGTGCCGGTGACCGATGCGCTGGCGACCGTGCAGCAGATCGTGGCCGAGCGCAGCCCGTTCCCGCTGCGGCTGGTCGAGGCCCGGGGCAGCGGTGTCTTCCAGGTGCACCGGCGGATCGCCGACCGGATGCGGCAGGGCCGGATCCTGCTCGCCGGCGATGCCGCGCACATCCACAGCCCGGCCGGGGGCCAGGGCCTGAACACCAGCGTGCAGGACTCGCACGGCGCGGCCTGGCGGCTGGCGGCGATC from Kitasatospora azatica KCTC 9699 harbors:
- a CDS encoding FAD-dependent monooxygenase, with translation MTSEHTKSGHQPRGSADGTEVLVVGAGPTGLTLAAELLKSGTEVRVVDRAERSNPHSKAITLWPRALEAFAAVGAGDAIYERGLKLRAANYYAGTKLLNRLVFRPMPGTRYPYPLSLAQSETEEFLRVALAELGGKVEYGRRVRSVQAGPDQVNAVFEDGSSVLADWLVGCDGAHSTVRAEAGIAFEGATYPQTFVLADGVYDTPLAHDESYYFMGPKGVIVVVGLPDGLLRVFGAVAPDVPVTDALATVQQIVAERSPFPLRLVEARGSGVFQVHRRIADRMRQGRILLAGDAAHIHSPAGGQGLNTSVQDSHGAAWRLAAIQRGTLPASALDSWEAERLHVARHVVADADRQTRMWSVTGWRRRRRDLSLAVTSRVPALAQRVPIGISQLRLAYPNGEPGHPVLRPGSRLPDVALNGGRWLHDHLHSGRHLLLVSATDAEPARELLARAAEAPVEVVQVDDRILRALGVRTTLACLVRPDGVIAASGTLVDPAAAERLLARLPAGRPTLNV